One genomic segment of Hordeum vulgare subsp. vulgare chromosome 2H, MorexV3_pseudomolecules_assembly, whole genome shotgun sequence includes these proteins:
- the LOC123429860 gene encoding uncharacterized protein LOC123429860 isoform X2: MLSPARAPCHLRLTLLPATPSVGPALLPTAPPHHARASPTPGLSPSTIGDLRRPSSASPSATPPPASVASVSSSPTLPVPLHRVADYLCFIGLLRFPAGSFTPCHTLFPATSAPIPMMIR; encoded by the exons ATGCTCTCACCCGCACGAGCCCCTTGCCACCTGCGCCTCACACTCCTACCTGCCACCCCTAGCGTCGGCCCTGCCCTGCTCCCTACCGCGCCGCCCCACCACGCCAGGGCCAGCCCCACGCCGGGCCTGTCGCCCTCCACCATCGGCGACCTCCGGCGGCCCTCCTCTGCCTCGCCCAGTGCCACCCCGCCTCCTGCCTCCGTCGCCTCGGTCTCCTCCTCGCCTACGTTGCCGGTTCCCCTTCACCGGGTCGCCGACTACCTCTGCTTCATCGGCCTCCTCCGCTTCCCCGCTGGCTCCTTCACGCCTTGCCACACCCTCTTCCCAGCAACGTCG GCCCCGAtaccgatgatgatccggtga
- the LOC123429860 gene encoding mucin-7-like isoform X1, translating to MLSPARAPCHLRLTLLPATPSVGPALLPTAPPHHARASPTPGLSPSTIGDLRRPSSASPSATPPPASVASVSSSPTLPVPLHRVADYLCFIGLLRFPAGSFTPCHTLFPATSMMEPRRWSILPTTASPTKPASMWRPLKTTSS from the exons ATGCTCTCACCCGCACGAGCCCCTTGCCACCTGCGCCTCACACTCCTACCTGCCACCCCTAGCGTCGGCCCTGCCCTGCTCCCTACCGCGCCGCCCCACCACGCCAGGGCCAGCCCCACGCCGGGCCTGTCGCCCTCCACCATCGGCGACCTCCGGCGGCCCTCCTCTGCCTCGCCCAGTGCCACCCCGCCTCCTGCCTCCGTCGCCTCGGTCTCCTCCTCGCCTACGTTGCCGGTTCCCCTTCACCGGGTCGCCGACTACCTCTGCTTCATCGGCCTCCTCCGCTTCCCCGCTGGCTCCTTCACGCCTTGCCACACCCTCTTCCCAGCAACGTCG atgatggagcccaggagatggagtatcctgccGACGACTGCTTCCCCGACGAAGCCTGCttctatgtggag